Proteins co-encoded in one Armatimonadota bacterium genomic window:
- a CDS encoding ABC transporter ATP-binding protein — protein sequence MTAVEVELRGLSKRFRDHAAVVNLSLHVRRGEFFTLLGPSGCGKTTTLRMIAGLVDPDAGEILFDGRPVTRTPPWRRNIGMVFQHYALWPHMTVFENVAFGLIERGVPRREVVRRVEDALALVGLAGAGARLPSQLSGGQQQRVALARAVVVRPALLLLDEPLSNLDARLRVQMRAELVRLQRQLGITTIYVTHDQEEALMLSSRIAVMSQGRLVQLGTPQDVYERPADPFVADFLGGANFLPGVVREAGGETVVVDLEGLGRLRAAAARNPGVTAGARVVVCLRPEALTLASPAAAGTDNTLAGTLRLRTYLGWLAACEVELPTGAVLRVHSANPRAALGFTEGAPVAVRVAPDDVLLLARSG from the coding sequence ATGACTGCGGTCGAGGTCGAGCTCCGCGGGCTGTCCAAGCGCTTCCGCGACCACGCGGCGGTGGTGAACCTCTCGCTGCACGTGCGTCGCGGTGAGTTCTTCACCTTGTTGGGCCCCAGCGGCTGTGGAAAGACCACGACCCTGCGCATGATCGCCGGGCTTGTGGACCCCGACGCTGGCGAGATCCTCTTCGACGGCCGACCGGTGACGCGCACACCGCCCTGGCGGCGCAACATCGGCATGGTCTTCCAGCACTACGCGCTGTGGCCCCACATGACGGTCTTCGAGAACGTCGCCTTTGGGCTGATCGAGCGGGGCGTGCCGCGGCGCGAGGTGGTCCGACGGGTCGAGGACGCGCTGGCGCTGGTGGGGCTGGCGGGCGCCGGCGCCCGGTTGCCCTCCCAGCTCTCGGGGGGCCAGCAACAGCGCGTGGCGCTGGCGCGGGCCGTCGTGGTGCGGCCCGCCCTGCTGTTGCTCGACGAGCCGCTGTCGAACCTGGACGCGCGGCTGCGGGTGCAGATGCGCGCCGAGCTGGTCCGGCTGCAACGGCAGCTCGGCATCACCACCATCTACGTCACCCACGACCAGGAAGAGGCCCTCATGCTCTCCAGCCGCATCGCGGTGATGTCCCAGGGCCGCTTGGTCCAGCTCGGCACGCCCCAGGACGTGTACGAGCGGCCGGCCGACCCCTTCGTCGCGGACTTCCTGGGCGGGGCCAACTTCCTGCCCGGGGTCGTGCGCGAAGCAGGCGGCGAGACGGTGGTGGTGGACCTGGAAGGCCTGGGGCGCCTGCGCGCCGCCGCGGCGCGCAACCCGGGCGTGACGGCGGGCGCGCGTGTGGTGGTCTGCCTGCGCCCCGAGGCACTGACCCTGGCGTCCCCGGCGGCCGCCGGCACGGACAACACCCTGGCGGGGACGCTACGCCTGCGCACCTACCTGGGGTGGCTGGCGGCCTGCGAGGTGGAACTGCCCACCGGCGCCGTGTTGCGCGTCCACAGCGCCAACCCCCGCGCGGCGCTGGGGTTCACGGAGGGGGCACCGGTGGCCGTGCGGGTGGCGCCGGACGACGTGCTATTGCTCGCCAGGTCCGGATGA
- a CDS encoding bifunctional 4-hydroxy-2-oxoglutarate aldolase/2-dehydro-3-deoxy-phosphogluconate aldolase, whose amino-acid sequence MPDAHTAALVAAHVLDARLIAILRRLRSPKVERVVETLLEAGVRCVEITFETAGGAAALRALHHTFGDAVILGAGSLLEGGQATEAIDAGAQFLVSPGLVEEVSQIAHRLDRLYIPGVTTATEVGVALRWGHAIQKLFPAGLLGPDYLRALQAPYPQVRFLAVGNIGVGDVAAYLRAGAAGVAMGSQLVTPGVPLEVLAARARAVTAQLRALASA is encoded by the coding sequence ATGCCAGACGCTCACACCGCCGCCCTGGTCGCCGCCCACGTGCTGGACGCGCGCCTGATCGCCATCCTGCGCCGCCTGCGGTCGCCGAAGGTCGAACGCGTCGTCGAGACGCTGCTGGAGGCCGGCGTCCGCTGCGTCGAGATCACCTTCGAGACCGCCGGCGGGGCGGCGGCGCTGCGAGCGCTGCACCACACGTTCGGCGATGCCGTGATCCTTGGCGCCGGGAGTCTCCTGGAGGGGGGACAGGCCACGGAAGCGATCGATGCCGGTGCGCAGTTCCTGGTCTCCCCAGGCCTGGTCGAGGAGGTCTCGCAGATCGCCCACCGGCTGGATCGGCTCTACATCCCCGGCGTGACCACGGCCACCGAGGTCGGGGTCGCGCTGCGGTGGGGCCATGCGATCCAGAAGCTGTTCCCGGCCGGGCTGCTGGGCCCCGACTACCTGCGCGCCCTGCAGGCGCCCTATCCCCAGGTGCGGTTCCTGGCCGTGGGCAACATCGGTGTGGGCGACGTCGCCGCCTACCTGCGCGCCGGTGCCGCAGGGGTGGCCATGGGCTCGCAGCTCGTCACCCCCGGCGTCCCCCTCGAGGTGCTGGCCGCGCGCGCCCGCGCGGTCACCGCGCAGCTGCGCGCGCTGGCGTCGGCCTGA
- a CDS encoding sugar kinase, whose product MLDVVGIGEAMLRLSPRRGETLEAAAVFEVRAAGAEANVAVALARMGFRAGWVSRLVEGPLGRRIAAELRRHGVDLSAVVWTSHGRTGLYFLEPGVPPRAAVVHYDRAGSAASALAPDDVDWAYVRSARWIHLTGITPALGPSCAATVARAVQEARAGGVRVAFDVNYRRTLWPPDRARAVLEPLLAGADLLLCASDDAREVFALDGPPGRQAEALRARTGAGAVVVTAGPDGAYLAAGDTGVVHQPAIPGEELDRIGRGDAFAAGVLWGALEGDLRAGLRYGSALAALAQTYYGDVAWSTRADVLHLLAGQGQRPHR is encoded by the coding sequence ATGCTCGACGTGGTGGGCATCGGGGAGGCCATGCTCCGTCTGTCGCCGCGCCGGGGCGAGACGCTCGAAGCTGCAGCCGTCTTCGAGGTCCGCGCCGCGGGCGCCGAGGCCAACGTCGCGGTCGCGCTGGCCCGCATGGGCTTCAGGGCCGGATGGGTCTCGCGCCTGGTCGAGGGGCCGCTGGGCCGCCGCATCGCCGCCGAGTTGCGGCGGCACGGGGTGGATCTGTCGGCGGTCGTCTGGACGTCGCATGGACGCACCGGCCTCTACTTCCTCGAGCCCGGCGTGCCCCCGCGCGCCGCCGTGGTCCACTACGACCGCGCGGGGTCGGCCGCGAGCGCGCTGGCGCCCGACGACGTCGACTGGGCCTACGTGCGCAGCGCGCGCTGGATCCACCTCACGGGCATCACCCCGGCACTCGGCCCCTCCTGCGCCGCCACGGTCGCGCGGGCCGTCCAGGAGGCACGGGCAGGCGGCGTGCGCGTGGCGTTCGACGTCAACTACCGGCGCACGCTGTGGCCGCCGGACCGCGCCCGTGCCGTGCTCGAACCGCTGCTGGCCGGCGCCGACCTGCTGCTGTGCGCCAGCGACGACGCCCGCGAGGTCTTCGCACTCGACGGTCCGCCGGGGCGGCAGGCCGAGGCGTTGCGGGCCCGCACGGGGGCCGGTGCGGTGGTCGTCACCGCAGGGCCGGACGGTGCCTACCTGGCGGCCGGCGATACTGGCGTCGTACACCAGCCGGCGATCCCGGGCGAGGAGCTGGACCGTATCGGCCGCGGGGACGCGTTTGCGGCAGGCGTGCTGTGGGGTGCCCTCGAAGGTGACCTCCGGGCGGGCTTGCGCTATGGCTCCGCGCTGGCCGCGCTGGCGCAGACGTACTATGGCGACGTCGCCTGGAGTACCCGCGCCGACGTACTGCACCTGCTGGCGGGCCAGGGGCAGCGCCCGCACCGGTGA
- a CDS encoding iron ABC transporter permease, which translates to MTIETLPAVPRPRLPAVWRARVDPGHLLLMLLLLGLLSVLVVLPIATVLAVALTDANGRPTLAHVARFVQNPLYRESLANSLIAGAWTVVAGSALALPLAFVVARFDFPGRVLVTTLATLPLVLPPFVGAMALLQVFGRAGTVTLLLQDVVGVRANLMEGLRGVILAQALHFFPFIFITVSTALARLDPSLEEMGQMMGAWGWRLLRRVVFPLVLPAYAAGALLAFVRAVDDIGTPLILNVKNMLGPQAYLRITTVGRDDPDGYAICVVMVVLSIACVLAANRLVARREYATVQTGAPAEHRRALRGWRLAATGSLCAGVLGLALLPHLAVVILSFSRVWSLSYLPSAYTLGHYREIFVRAPQFVWNTVGYSVAAAVLAALVATATAYLLQRGRAPGRGLLDAVAMMPIALPGVVIGIGFLRVFYGRPLPGLDVPLTATWLVFPLAFMVRRLPYALRASHAALHQVHPSLEEAAAVAGAPRVRAFRRVVLPLIAGGVVAGALLVFVTAAVEFSATVILVTRIEQSPLSYGIYVYSQSPLGRGAAAALGVVAMGLVTAGTYLANRLSGRGRTAFTLG; encoded by the coding sequence ATGACGATCGAGACCCTACCCGCGGTCCCACGGCCGCGGCTGCCCGCGGTCTGGCGCGCGCGCGTCGATCCCGGGCACCTGCTGCTGATGCTCCTGCTGCTGGGGCTCCTGAGCGTGCTCGTCGTGCTGCCCATCGCCACCGTGCTCGCGGTCGCCCTTACCGACGCCAACGGGCGTCCCACCCTGGCGCACGTGGCGCGGTTCGTCCAGAACCCGCTCTACCGCGAGTCGCTGGCCAACAGCCTGATCGCGGGCGCGTGGACGGTGGTGGCAGGCAGCGCGCTGGCCCTGCCGCTGGCCTTCGTGGTGGCGCGCTTCGACTTCCCCGGCCGCGTCCTGGTGACCACGCTGGCCACCCTGCCGCTGGTGCTGCCGCCCTTCGTCGGCGCCATGGCGCTGCTGCAGGTGTTTGGACGCGCCGGGACCGTGACGTTGCTCCTCCAGGACGTCGTCGGGGTGCGCGCCAACCTCATGGAGGGACTGCGCGGCGTGATCCTGGCCCAGGCCCTGCACTTCTTCCCGTTCATCTTCATCACCGTCAGCACGGCGCTCGCGCGCCTGGACCCGTCGCTGGAAGAGATGGGACAGATGATGGGCGCCTGGGGCTGGCGCCTGCTGCGGCGCGTGGTCTTCCCGCTGGTGCTGCCGGCCTACGCCGCCGGGGCGCTGCTGGCGTTCGTGCGCGCCGTGGACGACATCGGCACGCCGCTGATCCTCAACGTGAAGAACATGCTGGGCCCCCAGGCCTACCTGCGCATCACCACCGTGGGCCGTGACGATCCCGACGGCTACGCGATCTGCGTCGTCATGGTCGTGCTGTCGATCGCCTGCGTGCTGGCGGCCAACCGGCTGGTGGCCCGGCGAGAGTACGCCACGGTGCAGACGGGTGCCCCGGCGGAGCACCGGCGCGCGCTGCGCGGCTGGCGGCTGGCGGCGACCGGCAGCCTGTGCGCGGGCGTGCTGGGACTGGCGCTGCTCCCCCACCTGGCGGTCGTCATCCTGTCGTTCAGCAGGGTGTGGAGTCTGAGCTACCTGCCCAGCGCGTACACGCTGGGCCACTACCGGGAGATCTTCGTGCGCGCGCCACAGTTCGTCTGGAACACGGTGGGGTACAGCGTCGCCGCCGCGGTGCTGGCGGCGCTGGTCGCCACGGCGACCGCGTACCTGCTCCAGCGCGGCCGCGCGCCGGGCCGCGGGCTGCTCGACGCCGTGGCCATGATGCCCATCGCCCTGCCCGGCGTGGTCATCGGCATCGGGTTTCTGCGGGTCTTCTACGGCCGCCCGTTGCCGGGCCTGGACGTGCCGCTGACGGCCACCTGGCTCGTCTTCCCGCTGGCGTTCATGGTCCGCCGGCTGCCCTACGCCCTGCGGGCCAGCCACGCCGCGCTCCACCAGGTGCACCCCTCGCTGGAAGAGGCCGCGGCCGTGGCGGGCGCGCCGCGCGTGCGCGCCTTCCGCCGCGTGGTGTTGCCCCTGATCGCCGGTGGCGTGGTCGCCGGCGCCCTGCTGGTCTTCGTCACCGCCGCCGTGGAGTTCAGCGCCACGGTCATCCTGGTGACGCGCATCGAGCAGAGCCCGCTCTCCTACGGCATCTACGTCTATTCCCAGAGCCCGCTCGGGCGGGGCGCGGCGGCAGCGCTGGGCGTCGTGGCCATGGGCCTGGTCACGGCCGGAACCTATCTAGCCAACCGCCTGAGCGGCCGCGGGCGGACGGCGTTCACCCTGGGATGA
- a CDS encoding dienelactone hydrolase family protein, with protein sequence MAVTDMERYVLEEWAEDYRAGRLARREFLRRLTVMAGGTALAVPILERLGIAASADELAQAAGTPPAAAAAPSGVTVPPDDPAIEVVGMITFPAGTGTGLGYVAKPRGSGPFPGVLVIHENRGLLEHFKDVVRRLAKVGYVGLAVDLASYQGGTERFSDLAQVTAVLAQTPPDQHVATMNAAIRYLQGLPYVRRDRIGATGFCFGGGMCWRLATANPDLRAAIPFYGPNPPLEDVPKIRAAVLAIYGELDGRINAGIPALREALQRAGVTHEIVIYPGADHAFFNDTGARYNATAARQAWERLLGWFDRYLRGG encoded by the coding sequence ATGGCTGTGACCGACATGGAGCGGTACGTGCTGGAAGAGTGGGCCGAAGACTATCGGGCCGGCCGGCTGGCGCGGCGCGAGTTCTTGCGCCGTCTGACGGTCATGGCCGGCGGCACTGCACTGGCCGTCCCGATCCTGGAGCGCCTGGGCATCGCAGCCAGCGCGGACGAGCTCGCCCAGGCCGCGGGGACACCGCCCGCAGCCGCCGCTGCGCCCTCGGGCGTGACCGTCCCACCCGACGACCCGGCCATCGAGGTGGTGGGGATGATCACCTTCCCCGCGGGCACCGGCACGGGGCTCGGGTACGTGGCCAAACCCCGCGGCAGCGGCCCCTTCCCCGGCGTGCTGGTGATCCACGAGAACCGTGGCCTCCTTGAGCACTTCAAGGACGTCGTCCGGCGTCTGGCCAAGGTGGGGTACGTGGGGCTGGCCGTGGACCTCGCGTCGTACCAGGGCGGTACGGAGCGCTTCAGCGACCTGGCCCAGGTCACCGCGGTGCTGGCGCAGACGCCGCCCGATCAGCACGTGGCGACCATGAACGCCGCGATCCGCTACCTGCAGGGCCTGCCCTACGTGCGCCGCGACCGCATCGGCGCCACGGGCTTCTGCTTCGGCGGCGGCATGTGCTGGCGGCTGGCCACCGCCAACCCCGACCTGCGCGCGGCCATCCCCTTCTACGGCCCCAATCCCCCGCTGGAGGACGTGCCGAAGATCCGGGCCGCGGTGCTGGCGATCTACGGCGAGCTCGACGGCCGCATCAACGCCGGTATCCCCGCCCTGCGCGAGGCGCTGCAGCGCGCCGGCGTTACGCACGAGATCGTCATCTACCCCGGCGCCGACCACGCCTTCTTCAACGATACCGGCGCCAGGTACAACGCTACCGCGGCACGCCAGGCGTGGGAGCGCCTGCTGGGCTGGTTCGACCGGTACCTGCGCGGAGGATGA
- a CDS encoding helix-turn-helix domain-containing protein: MVSASSPSGHRWVGRKRRAGEGGAAMVVRIDEQEYLTAAEACAVLGVKPQTLYAYVSRGILRSYRQGMRRRRLYLRRDVEALVRLRPAGRRGRGHALRLPLPPAEEWIGDR, encoded by the coding sequence TTGGTCAGCGCGTCGAGCCCATCGGGCCACCGCTGGGTGGGACGCAAGCGGCGCGCGGGTGAGGGCGGTGCAGCCATGGTCGTGCGCATCGACGAGCAGGAGTACCTGACAGCCGCAGAGGCGTGCGCGGTGTTGGGCGTCAAGCCGCAGACGCTGTACGCCTACGTCAGCCGCGGGATTCTGCGCAGCTACCGACAGGGGATGCGGCGCCGACGCCTCTACCTGCGGCGCGACGTGGAGGCCCTGGTGCGTCTCCGGCCTGCCGGTCGGCGCGGTCGAGGACACGCACTGCGGCTGCCGCTGCCGCCGGCAGAGGAGTGGATCGGCGACCGATGA
- a CDS encoding extracellular solute-binding protein yields MRTQLRPVLRTARFAAVVLAVAVVLAPTPLRAQGQQVVVLTSFPKELFDAYKAAFERANPGWTMVVVPKPTSAAITHVRERGARPDVDVFWASAVDAFIYLKANNFLERYTPPADLRRGIPEKVAGFPISDSDGFFHGFAVSGYGIMWNRTYLERHRLPAPREWDDLVKPVYYGHLVISAPSRSGTTHLTVETILQGYGWQKGWELLIQMGGNMGAITERSFGVPEAVIAGHYGLGIVIDFFALSAIASGQPIDFVYPTLTSIVPANVGIVRGGPNPEGARRFVNYLLSDDGQRLLFRPEIGRLPVRATLYAEAPKGMPNPFKMKAGVQFNADLSAGRYQVTNRMFDQIITFRHAELKQAWGAIYRAQQAIDAARQAGRDVTDAERLLRQAVASARYVHVSERMAAEVSGGMERDAAYRAAKEREWGEIARASYQRAAQLAAQAEEALRRR; encoded by the coding sequence ATGCGCACGCAACTCCGCCCGGTCCTTCGTACCGCGCGCTTTGCAGCGGTCGTGCTGGCGGTGGCGGTGGTGCTGGCACCCACGCCACTGCGCGCGCAGGGCCAGCAGGTCGTGGTCCTGACGTCGTTTCCCAAAGAGCTGTTCGACGCCTACAAGGCCGCGTTCGAACGCGCCAACCCCGGCTGGACGATGGTGGTCGTCCCCAAACCCACCTCGGCGGCCATCACCCACGTGCGTGAGCGCGGCGCCCGCCCCGACGTCGACGTCTTCTGGGCCAGCGCCGTCGACGCGTTCATCTACCTAAAGGCCAACAACTTCCTCGAGCGCTACACGCCCCCCGCCGACCTGCGCCGCGGCATTCCCGAGAAGGTGGCCGGGTTCCCCATCAGCGACAGCGATGGGTTCTTCCACGGCTTTGCGGTCAGCGGGTACGGCATCATGTGGAATCGGACCTACCTGGAGCGCCACCGGCTGCCGGCCCCGCGGGAGTGGGACGATCTCGTCAAGCCCGTCTACTACGGCCACCTGGTCATCTCCGCGCCCAGCCGCAGCGGCACCACGCACCTCACCGTCGAGACGATCCTGCAGGGCTACGGCTGGCAGAAAGGATGGGAGTTGCTGATCCAGATGGGCGGCAACATGGGCGCCATCACCGAGCGCTCGTTCGGTGTGCCCGAGGCCGTCATCGCCGGCCACTACGGGCTGGGGATCGTCATCGACTTCTTCGCGCTGTCGGCCATCGCCTCGGGCCAGCCCATCGACTTCGTCTACCCCACCCTCACGTCCATCGTGCCCGCCAACGTCGGCATCGTCCGGGGCGGCCCGAACCCCGAGGGGGCCCGGCGGTTCGTGAACTATCTGTTGAGCGACGACGGCCAGCGCCTGCTGTTCCGGCCCGAGATCGGCCGCCTGCCCGTACGCGCCACCCTCTACGCCGAAGCGCCCAAGGGCATGCCCAACCCCTTCAAGATGAAGGCCGGCGTGCAGTTCAACGCCGACCTGTCGGCCGGACGCTACCAGGTGACCAACCGCATGTTCGACCAGATCATCACGTTCCGCCACGCGGAGCTCAAGCAGGCGTGGGGCGCCATCTACCGCGCCCAGCAGGCGATCGACGCCGCCCGGCAGGCGGGGCGCGACGTGACCGACGCCGAACGGCTGCTGCGGCAGGCCGTGGCCTCGGCGCGCTACGTCCACGTGAGCGAGCGCATGGCCGCGGAGGTGAGCGGCGGCATGGAACGCGACGCGGCCTACCGGGCCGCGAAGGAACGCGAGTGGGGCGAGATCGCACGCGCCAGCTACCAGCGGGCGGCGCAGCTGGCCGCGCAGGCCGAGGAGGCCCTCCGGCGGCGGTAA
- a CDS encoding M20 family metallopeptidase codes for MNAQDTLALARSRLPEALALLETLVNLDTGSYALEALAAASRWVETQLHLLGFAVRRLEFPDTGPVLVGTRTGTGRARVLFLAHYDTVFGADDVRRRPFRTDGARAYGPGVADMKGGVVTLWEALRLLAAAGWTDYASLVVVHNADEEIGSPRSRAVIEEEARRAHVCFVLEPGRPDGSVVTARKGVGRYTLTVHGRAAHAGAYPEDGASAVVALAHKIVALHGLNDYARGLTVNAIVTEGGTRANVVPDIARAEIDVRVPALTQVAPLEARLREIAAHEHLPRTRGVLEGGLNRPPMEPSPRSHALLALAQGCAQALGLPLPATSTGGGSDGNFVAALGVPVLDGLGAVGGGFHSADEYLEIASLPHRAALLALVVPEACRRPEIVG; via the coding sequence ATGAACGCGCAGGACACGCTCGCGTTGGCCCGGAGCCGTCTCCCAGAGGCGCTGGCCCTGCTCGAGACGCTGGTCAACCTCGACACCGGGTCCTACGCACTGGAGGCGCTGGCGGCTGCCAGCCGGTGGGTGGAGACGCAGCTGCACCTGCTGGGGTTCGCGGTGCGCCGTCTGGAGTTCCCGGACACCGGTCCGGTGCTCGTGGGGACGCGCACCGGCACCGGCCGCGCGCGCGTGCTCTTCCTGGCGCACTACGACACGGTCTTCGGGGCCGACGATGTGCGACGCCGGCCGTTTCGCACCGACGGGGCGCGGGCGTACGGGCCCGGCGTGGCCGACATGAAGGGTGGCGTCGTCACGCTGTGGGAGGCGCTGCGGCTGCTGGCGGCCGCCGGGTGGACCGACTACGCGTCGCTCGTGGTCGTGCACAACGCCGACGAGGAGATCGGGTCGCCCCGCTCGCGGGCCGTGATCGAGGAGGAAGCCCGCCGCGCCCACGTGTGCTTCGTGCTCGAGCCCGGCCGCCCCGACGGGTCGGTGGTGACGGCGCGCAAGGGGGTGGGCCGGTACACCCTCACCGTGCACGGCAGAGCAGCCCACGCGGGGGCGTACCCGGAGGACGGCGCGAGCGCCGTGGTGGCCCTGGCCCACAAGATCGTGGCGCTGCACGGACTGAACGACTACGCCCGGGGGCTCACGGTGAACGCCATCGTCACCGAGGGCGGGACGCGGGCCAACGTCGTCCCGGACATCGCGCGGGCGGAGATCGACGTGCGGGTGCCGGCGCTGACCCAGGTCGCCCCGCTGGAAGCGCGCCTGCGGGAGATCGCTGCCCACGAACACCTGCCGCGCACGCGCGGCGTGCTGGAGGGGGGACTCAACCGGCCGCCGATGGAACCCTCCCCCCGCAGTCACGCGCTGCTGGCGCTGGCGCAGGGCTGCGCTCAGGCGCTGGGGCTGCCGCTCCCCGCCACGAGCACCGGTGGCGGCTCCGACGGGAACTTTGTGGCCGCACTCGGCGTGCCCGTGCTGGATGGCCTGGGCGCGGTCGGCGGCGGGTTCCACAGCGCGGACGAGTACCTCGAGATCGCGTCGCTGCCGCACCGGGCCGCGCTGCTGGCGCTGGTGGTGCCCGAAGCCTGCCGGCGGCCGGAGATCGTCGGGTAG
- a CDS encoding glycosyltransferase family 39 protein, whose translation MRTWTWLLWAAGALVLAAAPLPHVDGDAALYGRIAKNVLRSGDWLTLRFTQDWVVDKPPLTIWFIAASLRVAGQSDAALRGWQLLMTLGLAVVTYRLARLHANREEALLAALVLLTAVQVLYQSLTPQQDVALSFFLALAHLAYLAYRHDGRVRSAAAAGLWLALAVLAKGVVAVAIFAMTAGGEWLLARRAGEVRGWPWRAAAVGAVVLVLVGAPWFVVGLLRQGQPFAEAFFLGGNLGPGRFFSPRISALPPLWQAVLAYVPVLLVGFLPWTPLVPGALRAGWRGVRGGPPSVRLCAIWAAGVFLLLSVSATDKVFRYLHPIYPPLAVLTARAVTSTWDAPRALRGAAWGGVLVAAPALALTAAWLAGRFPDEAGLYLPIVAPFALALAGALVLFAVLALAGRPRTAVALLAGGALVAWGLAERGLAVHWPRLWPWRQIGATITHLMQPGDRVVVFRGAALNFPEYVLDVDVEHTEDAATLGRWWTLEPAVVFLRVRDLDQLPPQPRVHTVLTTPAGWAVVTNRSPRR comes from the coding sequence GTGCGGACGTGGACGTGGCTGCTGTGGGCAGCCGGCGCGCTGGTGCTGGCGGCGGCGCCGTTGCCGCACGTCGACGGTGATGCGGCCCTCTACGGGCGCATCGCGAAGAACGTGCTTCGCTCCGGCGACTGGCTGACGCTGCGATTCACCCAGGACTGGGTCGTCGACAAGCCCCCGCTGACGATCTGGTTCATCGCGGCGTCGCTCCGCGTCGCGGGCCAGAGCGACGCGGCCCTGCGCGGCTGGCAGCTGCTGATGACGCTGGGCCTGGCGGTCGTCACCTACAGGCTGGCCCGCCTGCACGCGAACCGGGAAGAGGCGCTGCTCGCGGCCCTGGTCTTGCTCACCGCCGTGCAGGTGCTCTACCAGAGCCTGACCCCGCAGCAAGACGTGGCGCTGTCGTTCTTCCTGGCGCTCGCGCACCTGGCGTACCTCGCGTACAGGCACGACGGGCGCGTGCGGTCGGCCGCGGCGGCCGGATTGTGGCTGGCGCTGGCGGTGCTCGCCAAAGGCGTGGTGGCCGTGGCGATCTTCGCCATGACAGCCGGCGGCGAATGGCTGCTGGCACGCCGGGCGGGCGAGGTGCGCGGTTGGCCGTGGCGCGCGGCGGCGGTGGGAGCGGTGGTGCTGGTCCTCGTGGGCGCACCGTGGTTCGTCGTCGGCCTCCTCCGTCAGGGCCAGCCGTTCGCCGAGGCGTTCTTCCTCGGTGGGAACCTGGGCCCCGGACGCTTCTTCAGCCCGCGGATCTCTGCGTTGCCCCCGCTCTGGCAGGCGGTGCTGGCCTATGTCCCCGTGCTCCTGGTCGGATTCCTCCCGTGGACCCCGCTGGTGCCCGGGGCCCTGCGCGCGGGATGGCGCGGGGTGCGCGGCGGTCCGCCGTCGGTGCGGCTGTGCGCCATCTGGGCTGCCGGCGTGTTCCTGCTGCTGTCCGTGTCGGCGACCGACAAGGTCTTCCGCTACCTCCACCCTATCTATCCGCCGCTGGCCGTGCTGACGGCGCGCGCGGTGACCTCGACGTGGGACGCACCGCGCGCCCTGCGCGGCGCGGCCTGGGGCGGGGTGCTCGTCGCTGCGCCCGCGCTTGCGCTCACGGCAGCCTGGCTGGCGGGCCGTTTTCCGGACGAGGCCGGCCTGTACCTGCCCATCGTGGCGCCCTTTGCGCTGGCGCTGGCCGGCGCGCTGGTGCTGTTTGCCGTGCTCGCGCTCGCCGGCCGGCCCCGGACGGCCGTCGCGCTCCTCGCCGGTGGCGCGCTGGTGGCCTGGGGGCTTGCAGAGCGCGGCCTTGCGGTCCACTGGCCGCGGCTGTGGCCCTGGCGACAGATCGGCGCGACGATCACGCATCTGATGCAGCCAGGGGATCGGGTCGTCGTCTTTCGCGGCGCCGCGCTGAACTTCCCCGAGTACGTCCTCGATGTCGACGTGGAGCACACCGAGGATGCCGCCACCCTGGGGCGGTGGTGGACGTTGGAGCCTGCTGTTGTGTTCCTCAGAGTCCGGGACCTCGACCAGTTGCCCCCGCAGCCCCGCGTCCACACGGTGCTCACCACGCCTGCTGGCTGGGCGGTGGTCACCAACAGGTCGCCGCGCCGGTGA